CGCGATAAAATGTATCGCTCATAGCCACTAGGGTTTGATGAAAAAATACTTTCATCTCATCCACGGGCATATCTTTGGTCCATAAATCAATACGCAACGACTCTTGTGCGGCTGAGTCCCACACAGAGAGCATCATGGCCTTAGCATCTTGGTTTGTAATGCCTCCATCTTTGGCCGTCCATTGTAAGTTTTCAGGTACCCGGTTTTCGTCTAATTCTACGTTTAGTTCTATTTTCGATTTTATATTGGCCATTATTTTCTTGGTTTAAACTTTGAATTGTTAAAAATTTCTTCAGTACTTTTTATCAGCATATCGTTAAAAGGTACGCTGTTATTTTTCATATATGCCCGTACAATC
This genomic stretch from Flavobacteriaceae bacterium GSB9 harbors:
- the gldC gene encoding gliding motility protein GldC — encoded protein: MANIKSKIELNVELDENRVPENLQWTAKDGGITNQDAKAMMLSVWDSAAQESLRIDLWTKDMPVDEMKVFFHQTLVAMSDTFYRATQDDKMSATMKDFCDYFAEKLELKK